One segment of Pseudomonas sp. FP2196 DNA contains the following:
- a CDS encoding NCS1 family nucleobase:cation symporter-1, producing the protein MQQIRSQVTERDGLFELEAGSDVLDSPRYNHDMAPTKVHERTWNKWHITALWVGMSICVPTYTLGGVLTAYFGLSVGEALLAILFANIIVLIPLTLNAFPGTKYGIPFPVLLRSSFGILGSNVPCLIRALVACGWFGIQTMFGGLAIHLFLGSVFEGWKSLGGTGEVIGFMIFWALNLWVVIRGAESIKWLETLSAPLLVAVGIGLLVWAMPNVSMTELLAIPPKRPEGASVVSYFAAGLTAMVGFWATLSLNIPDFSRYAKSQKDQILGQIFGLPLTMFLFASLGVIMTAASVKLVGVTVSDPVTLIGHIQSPVWVAVAMALIIIATLSTNTAANIVSPTNDFQNIAPKVINRTKAVLLTGLVGLVLMGHELLKKLGLIVSDVSLETVYSNWLLGYSSLLGPIAGIMVVDYFLIKKQQLDLAGLYRDDVYPAWNWAGFLAFGVPVVLTLLSLGSDAFSWFYSYGWFTGSALGGVIYYVLCVMRAQPSVVKSAV; encoded by the coding sequence ATGCAACAGATCAGATCGCAAGTGACCGAGCGCGACGGCTTGTTCGAGCTTGAAGCCGGCAGCGACGTCCTCGACAGTCCCCGTTACAACCACGACATGGCACCGACCAAGGTGCACGAACGAACCTGGAACAAATGGCACATCACCGCGCTGTGGGTCGGCATGTCGATCTGCGTGCCGACCTACACCCTCGGCGGTGTGCTGACGGCCTACTTCGGCCTGTCCGTCGGCGAGGCGCTTCTGGCGATTCTGTTTGCCAACATCATCGTCCTGATTCCCCTGACGCTTAATGCCTTTCCCGGCACCAAGTACGGCATTCCCTTCCCGGTACTGCTGCGCTCTTCGTTCGGCATTCTGGGTTCCAATGTGCCGTGCCTGATTCGCGCGCTGGTGGCGTGTGGCTGGTTCGGCATTCAGACCATGTTTGGCGGCCTGGCGATTCACCTGTTTCTCGGCTCGGTATTCGAGGGCTGGAAATCCCTTGGCGGCACGGGGGAGGTGATTGGCTTCATGATTTTCTGGGCGCTGAACCTGTGGGTGGTGATTCGCGGCGCCGAGTCGATCAAGTGGTTGGAAACCCTGTCCGCGCCGTTGCTGGTGGCGGTTGGCATCGGACTTTTGGTGTGGGCGATGCCCAATGTGTCGATGACCGAGTTGCTGGCGATCCCGCCGAAACGTCCTGAAGGCGCCAGCGTGGTCAGTTACTTCGCCGCCGGACTGACGGCGATGGTCGGCTTCTGGGCCACGCTGTCGCTGAACATTCCTGACTTCAGCCGTTATGCCAAAAGCCAGAAGGATCAGATCCTCGGGCAGATTTTCGGCCTGCCGCTGACCATGTTTCTCTTCGCCTCCCTCGGCGTGATCATGACCGCGGCATCGGTGAAACTGGTCGGCGTGACGGTCTCTGATCCGGTCACGTTGATTGGCCATATCCAGAGCCCGGTGTGGGTTGCGGTGGCGATGGCGCTGATCATCATCGCCACGCTATCCACCAACACCGCGGCCAACATTGTGTCGCCGACCAACGACTTCCAGAACATCGCGCCCAAGGTCATCAACCGCACCAAAGCCGTGCTGCTGACCGGGTTGGTCGGGTTGGTGCTGATGGGGCATGAGCTACTGAAAAAGCTCGGGTTGATCGTCTCCGATGTCAGCCTGGAAACCGTGTATTCGAATTGGCTGCTGGGTTATTCGAGTCTGCTCGGGCCGATTGCCGGGATCATGGTGGTCGACTATTTCCTGATCAAGAAACAGCAACTGGACCTCGCCGGGTTGTACCGCGACGACGTCTATCCGGCGTGGAACTGGGCCGGTTTTCTCGCGTTCGGCGTTCCGGTGGTGTTGACCCTGCTGTCGCTGGGTAGCGATGCGTTCAGTTGGTTCTACAGCTATGGCTGGTTTACCGGCTCGGCGCTGGGCGGGGTGATTTATTACGTGTTGTGCGTGATGCGCGCGCAGCCTTCGGTCGTGAAATCAGCGGTGTAA
- the hydA gene encoding dihydropyrimidinase, whose translation MSLLIRGATVVTHDESYRADVYCADGVIKAIGENLDIPAGAEVLDGSGQYLMPGGIDPHTHMQLPFMGTVASEDFYSGTAAGLAGGTTSIIDFVIPNPQQSLMEAFHQWRGWAEKSASDYGFHVAITWWSEQVREEMAELVSHHGINSFKHFMAYKNAIMAADDTLVASFERCLELGAVPTVHAENGELVYHLQRKLMAQGITGPEAHPLSRPSQVEGEAASRAIRIAETIGTPLYLVHVSTKEALDEITYARSKGQPVYGEVLAGHLLLDDSVYQHPDWQTAAGYVMSPPFRPRGHQEALWHGLQNGNLHTTATDHCCFCAEQKAAGRDDFSKIPNGTAGIEDRMAVLWDEGVNSGRLSMQDFVALTSTNTAKIFNLYPRKGAIRVGADADLVLWDPQGTRTISAKTHHQQVDFNIFEGKTVRGVPSHTVSQGRVVWADGDLRAERGAGRYIERPAYPAVFDLLSKRAQLHKPTAVKR comes from the coding sequence ATGTCTCTGTTGATCCGTGGCGCCACCGTTGTTACCCATGATGAAAGTTATCGCGCCGACGTCTATTGCGCCGACGGCGTGATCAAAGCCATTGGTGAAAACCTCGATATTCCCGCCGGTGCCGAAGTGCTCGACGGCAGCGGTCAATACCTGATGCCTGGCGGCATCGATCCACACACCCATATGCAACTCCCGTTCATGGGCACCGTGGCCAGCGAAGACTTCTACAGCGGCACTGCTGCGGGTCTGGCCGGTGGCACCACGTCGATCATCGACTTCGTGATTCCCAATCCGCAGCAGTCGTTGATGGAAGCGTTTCATCAGTGGCGCGGCTGGGCGGAAAAGTCAGCTTCCGACTATGGCTTCCATGTCGCTATCACTTGGTGGAGCGAACAGGTGCGCGAGGAAATGGCCGAACTGGTCAGCCATCACGGCATCAACAGCTTCAAGCACTTCATGGCCTACAAGAACGCGATCATGGCCGCCGACGACACGCTGGTAGCGAGCTTCGAGCGCTGCCTTGAACTCGGCGCGGTACCGACCGTGCATGCGGAAAACGGCGAACTGGTTTACCACCTGCAACGCAAATTGATGGCCCAGGGCATCACCGGGCCGGAAGCACATCCGCTGTCGCGTCCTTCGCAGGTCGAAGGCGAAGCGGCGAGCCGGGCCATTCGGATTGCCGAAACCATTGGTACGCCGCTGTATCTGGTACACGTTTCGACCAAGGAGGCGCTGGACGAAATCACCTATGCGCGCAGCAAGGGTCAACCGGTGTACGGCGAAGTCCTGGCCGGACACCTGCTGCTCGATGACAGCGTCTACCAACACCCGGACTGGCAGACCGCCGCCGGTTACGTGATGAGCCCGCCGTTCCGCCCGCGCGGGCATCAAGAGGCGCTGTGGCACGGTTTGCAAAACGGCAATCTGCATACCACCGCGACCGATCACTGCTGCTTCTGCGCTGAGCAAAAAGCCGCCGGCCGCGATGACTTCAGCAAGATTCCCAACGGCACAGCCGGCATCGAAGACCGCATGGCGGTGCTGTGGGATGAAGGCGTGAACAGTGGGCGTTTGTCGATGCAGGACTTCGTCGCCCTCACCTCCACCAACACCGCAAAAATCTTCAACCTCTATCCGCGCAAGGGTGCGATCCGGGTCGGCGCCGATGCCGATCTGGTGCTGTGGGACCCGCAAGGCACCCGCACGATTTCCGCCAAGACCCACCATCAGCAGGTGGACTTCAACATCTTCGAAGGCAAGACCGTGCGCGGCGTGCCGAGCCACACCGTCAGCCAGGGCCGCGTGGTCTGGGCCGATGGCGACCTGCGTGCCGAGCGCGGGGCCGGAAGGTATATCGAACGGCCGGCGTATCCGGCGGTGTTTGATTTGCTGAGCAAGCGGGCGCAATTGCACAAGCCCACTGCTGTGAAACGCTGA
- a CDS encoding NAD(P)-dependent oxidoreductase, translated as MIETLNHLPHPHESAAALAGHFTDLAPPLNARQAHLEASRCLYCYDAPCVNACPSEIDIPSFIRNIHQDNVPGAAQKILSANILGGSCARVCPTEILCQQACVRNNAQECAPVLIGLLQRYAVDNANFTEHPFQRAAATGKRIAVVGAGPAGLSCAHRSAMHGHDVVIFEARDKAGGLNEYGIAKYKLVDDYAQKELDFLLQIGGIEIRHGQKLGDNLTLSELHQQFDAVFLGLGLNASKQLGLAHEDAPGLLAATDYIRELRQADDLTQLPLAERCIVLGAGNTAIDMAVQMARLGARDVNLVYRRGAADMGATGHEQDIAKANQVRLLTWAQPEEVLLDDQGKVRGMRFARTDLVEGRLQTTGETFELAADAIFKAIGQAFDDSVLADPLARELKRQGERIQVDENLHTSIPGVYAGGDCTSLDQDLTVQAVQHGKLAAEAINAQLMLNVEAA; from the coding sequence GTGATCGAGACCCTGAACCATCTCCCGCACCCGCACGAAAGTGCGGCCGCCCTCGCCGGCCATTTCACCGATCTGGCGCCGCCGCTCAACGCCCGACAGGCGCATCTGGAAGCCTCGCGCTGCCTGTATTGCTACGACGCGCCGTGCGTCAATGCGTGCCCGAGCGAGATCGACATCCCTTCGTTCATCCGCAATATCCATCAGGACAACGTGCCCGGTGCGGCGCAGAAAATCCTGTCGGCGAACATCCTTGGCGGCAGTTGCGCGCGAGTCTGTCCCACTGAAATCCTTTGCCAGCAAGCCTGCGTGCGCAACAACGCTCAGGAATGCGCGCCGGTGTTGATCGGCCTGTTGCAGCGCTACGCCGTGGACAACGCGAATTTCACTGAACACCCGTTCCAGCGCGCCGCCGCCACCGGCAAACGCATTGCCGTGGTCGGTGCCGGCCCGGCGGGTCTGTCCTGCGCGCACCGCAGCGCCATGCACGGCCACGACGTGGTGATTTTCGAAGCGCGGGACAAGGCTGGCGGCCTCAACGAATACGGGATCGCCAAGTACAAACTGGTCGATGACTACGCGCAGAAGGAACTGGATTTCCTCCTGCAAATCGGTGGTATCGAAATCCGTCACGGGCAAAAACTCGGCGACAACCTGACCCTCAGCGAACTGCATCAACAGTTCGACGCGGTGTTCCTCGGCCTCGGCCTCAATGCCAGCAAACAGCTCGGCCTGGCCCACGAAGACGCCCCCGGCCTGCTCGCCGCCACCGACTACATCCGCGAACTGCGCCAGGCCGATGACCTCACCCAACTGCCATTGGCCGAGCGCTGCATCGTCCTCGGTGCCGGCAACACGGCGATCGACATGGCCGTGCAAATGGCTCGCCTCGGTGCCCGTGATGTGAATCTGGTGTATCGCCGCGGCGCCGCGGACATGGGCGCAACCGGCCACGAACAAGACATCGCCAAGGCCAATCAGGTACGCCTGCTGACCTGGGCGCAACCGGAGGAGGTTTTGCTCGACGATCAAGGCAAGGTGCGCGGCATGCGTTTCGCCCGCACCGATCTGGTCGAGGGTCGCCTGCAAACCACCGGGGAAACTTTCGAACTGGCCGCTGATGCGATCTTCAAAGCCATCGGCCAGGCCTTCGATGACAGCGTCCTCGCCGACCCGTTGGCCCGCGAACTCAAGCGTCAGGGCGAACGGATTCAGGTCGACGAAAACCTGCACACCAGCATCCCCGGCGTGTACGCCGGTGGTGATTGCACCAGCCTCGATCAGGATCTCACCGTGCAAGCGGTGCAGCACGGCAAACTGGCCGCCGAGGCCATTAACGCTCAACTGATGCTCAACGTGGAGGCTGCATAA
- the preA gene encoding NAD-dependent dihydropyrimidine dehydrogenase subunit PreA gives MADLSIVFAGIKAPNPFWLASAPPTDKAYNVVRAFEAGWGGVVWKTLGEDPAAVNVSSRYSAHYGNNREVLGINNIELITDRSLEINLREITQVKKDWPDRALIVSLMVPCVEESWKHILPLVEATGADGIELNFGCPHGMPERGMGAAVGQVPEYVEQVTRWCKTYCSLPVIVKLTPNITDIRVAARAAHRGGADAVSLINTINSITSVDLEHMVALPTVGSKSTHGGYCGSAVKPIALNMVAEIARDPQTQGLPICGIGGIGSWRDAAEFMALGSGAVQVCTAAMLHGFRIVEEMKDGLSRWMDSQGYANIAEFSGRAVGNTTDWKYLDINYQVIAKIDQEACIGCGRCHIACEDTSHQAISSLRQADGTHKYEVIDDECVGCNLCQITCPVADCIEMVPMETGKPFLDWNHDPRNPYHVSP, from the coding sequence ATGGCCGATCTCTCGATAGTCTTCGCCGGCATCAAAGCGCCTAACCCGTTCTGGCTGGCGTCCGCGCCGCCGACCGACAAGGCCTACAACGTGGTTCGTGCCTTCGAGGCGGGCTGGGGCGGTGTGGTCTGGAAAACCCTCGGTGAAGACCCGGCGGCGGTCAACGTCTCGTCGCGTTACTCGGCGCACTACGGCAACAACCGGGAAGTGCTGGGCATCAACAACATTGAGCTGATTACCGACCGCTCGCTGGAGATCAACCTGCGTGAAATCACCCAGGTGAAAAAGGATTGGCCGGATCGCGCCCTCATCGTTTCGCTGATGGTGCCGTGCGTCGAAGAATCGTGGAAACACATCCTGCCGCTGGTGGAAGCCACGGGTGCCGACGGCATCGAGCTGAATTTCGGCTGCCCCCACGGCATGCCCGAACGCGGTATGGGCGCGGCGGTCGGCCAGGTACCTGAGTACGTCGAGCAGGTGACGCGCTGGTGCAAGACCTACTGCTCGTTGCCGGTGATCGTCAAACTGACGCCGAACATCACCGACATCCGCGTCGCCGCCCGCGCCGCCCATCGCGGTGGTGCCGATGCAGTGTCGCTGATCAACACCATCAACTCGATCACCAGCGTCGACCTGGAACACATGGTTGCCCTGCCCACCGTCGGCAGCAAAAGCACCCACGGCGGTTACTGCGGTTCAGCGGTCAAACCGATTGCGCTGAACATGGTCGCGGAAATCGCTCGTGATCCGCAGACCCAAGGTTTACCGATCTGCGGGATCGGCGGCATCGGCAGTTGGCGCGATGCGGCGGAATTCATGGCACTGGGCAGCGGCGCGGTGCAGGTGTGCACGGCGGCGATGCTGCATGGCTTCCGTATTGTCGAGGAGATGAAGGACGGCTTGTCACGGTGGATGGACAGTCAGGGCTACGCCAACATCGCCGAGTTCTCGGGACGCGCGGTGGGCAACACCACGGACTGGAAGTATCTCGACATCAACTATCAGGTCATCGCGAAGATTGATCAGGAGGCGTGCATCGGTTGCGGGCGCTGCCACATTGCCTGCGAGGACACTTCACATCAGGCGATCAGCAGTCTGCGGCAGGCGGATGGGACGCATAAATATGAAGTGATTGATGATGAATGTGTGGGCTGCAATTTGTGCCAGATCACCTGTCCGGTGGCGGATTGCATCGAAATGGTGCCGATGGAAACGGGCAAGCCGTTTCTGGACTGGAATCATGATCCGCGGAATCCTTACCACGTCAGCCCTTGA
- a CDS encoding TetR/AcrR family transcriptional regulator — translation MGNHKIEIRRSNVEKILLAAEKVFAEKGFGSTAMADIAAEVQLPRSNLHYYFSTKSELYSAVLFDLLEVWKQDALCFEMFDDPRVVLSSYIRAKMNHSRSRPYGSKVWANEIIHGAPTLGEALDVSLYDWAKMKEAKIRQWVEDKRILPVEPSSLLYMIWASTQHYADFDHQVNILNDHQPLSDMQFERAVQTVTSVILRGIGLEP, via the coding sequence ATGGGCAATCACAAGATCGAGATTCGTCGCAGTAACGTCGAAAAAATTCTCCTCGCCGCGGAAAAGGTTTTCGCCGAAAAAGGCTTCGGCAGCACCGCCATGGCCGACATCGCTGCCGAAGTGCAACTGCCGCGCTCCAACCTGCATTACTACTTTTCAACCAAGAGCGAGCTGTACAGCGCGGTGCTGTTCGATCTGCTGGAAGTGTGGAAACAGGACGCGCTGTGCTTCGAGATGTTCGACGATCCGCGTGTGGTGCTGAGCAGCTACATCCGCGCCAAGATGAACCACTCGCGCAGCCGGCCGTACGGCTCGAAAGTCTGGGCCAATGAAATCATTCATGGCGCGCCGACGTTGGGCGAGGCGCTGGATGTCAGCCTGTATGACTGGGCGAAGATGAAGGAAGCGAAGATCCGCCAGTGGGTCGAGGACAAGCGCATCCTGCCGGTTGAGCCGTCGAGCCTGCTGTACATGATCTGGGCCTCGACCCAGCACTACGCCGACTTCGATCATCAGGTGAATATCTTGAATGATCACCAGCCGTTGTCGGACATGCAGTTCGAGCGGGCGGTGCAGACGGTGACCAGTGTGATTTTGCGCGGGATCGGTCTGGAACCTTGA
- the copC gene encoding copper homeostasis periplasmic binding protein CopC, whose protein sequence is MLFKNVLTTTALLASLFAASSVFAHAHLKSQTPAADSSVAAPADLRLTFSEGVEASFTKVILTHDGAPVAVKPLTTESDKKVLIVTPAAPLSAGEYKVEWHAVSVDTHKSEGAYQFKVGQ, encoded by the coding sequence ATGCTGTTCAAGAATGTCCTGACCACCACTGCCCTGCTCGCCTCGCTGTTCGCCGCTTCCTCGGTATTTGCCCACGCCCACCTGAAAAGCCAGACCCCGGCGGCTGATAGCTCCGTCGCGGCACCGGCCGATTTGCGCCTGACGTTCTCCGAAGGCGTGGAAGCCAGTTTCACCAAAGTCATCCTGACTCACGATGGCGCTCCGGTTGCGGTCAAACCATTGACCACCGAAAGCGACAAGAAAGTCCTCATCGTTACGCCAGCCGCGCCATTAAGTGCAGGTGAATACAAAGTCGAATGGCATGCGGTATCGGTCGACACGCACAAAAGCGAAGGCGCCTATCAGTTCAAGGTTGGCCAGTAA
- the copD gene encoding copper homeostasis membrane protein CopD, with the protein MSEALVLCRFLHFTVVLLLFGIWLFRPLLLKSEAQALDLRIAQLARWLAAVAMISGISWALLITASMAGSAAAAFDPDTVALVLGNTFFGQVWRWHLLINAVLLALLFTPWRSNLPLRLGLSALLLATLAPVGHGAMLDGLSGQLLILNQIVHLTCVAAWLGGLLLLVMILREPNEPMREILRRFSGIGYALVAGLLITGLINVRVLTSQWWPTPLFTGFALILLIKAMIVLGMLGLALFNRLRIDDCEQRTGALKRSVLMEWLLGIGAVAAVSLLGTLPPMITA; encoded by the coding sequence ATGAGTGAAGCGCTGGTGCTGTGCCGGTTTCTGCATTTCACCGTGGTGTTGCTGCTGTTCGGCATCTGGCTGTTCCGGCCGCTGTTGCTCAAGAGTGAAGCGCAGGCGCTGGACCTGCGTATCGCGCAGCTTGCCCGGTGGCTGGCTGCCGTTGCGATGATAAGTGGCATCAGTTGGGCGTTGCTGATCACCGCGAGCATGGCCGGTTCGGCAGCGGCAGCGTTTGATCCGGACACGGTTGCGCTGGTGCTGGGCAATACGTTTTTTGGTCAGGTCTGGCGCTGGCATCTGTTGATCAACGCAGTGTTGCTGGCGTTGCTGTTTACGCCATGGCGTTCGAACCTGCCGCTACGCCTGGGCCTGAGCGCGCTGCTGTTGGCGACACTGGCGCCGGTCGGGCATGGCGCGATGCTGGATGGTCTCAGCGGCCAACTGCTGATCCTCAACCAGATCGTCCACCTGACCTGCGTGGCGGCGTGGCTTGGCGGGTTGTTGCTGCTGGTGATGATTCTGCGCGAGCCGAATGAACCAATGCGCGAGATTCTGCGACGCTTCAGCGGGATCGGCTATGCGCTGGTTGCGGGCCTGCTGATCACCGGGTTGATCAACGTTCGCGTGCTGACCAGTCAGTGGTGGCCGACACCGCTCTTCACGGGGTTTGCGCTGATTCTGTTGATCAAGGCGATGATCGTGCTGGGGATGCTCGGGCTGGCGCTGTTCAACAGACTGCGGATCGACGATTGCGAACAACGCACAGGCGCGCTCAAGCGCAGTGTGCTGATGGAGTGGTTGCTCGGGATTGGCGCTGTCGCTGCCGTTTCACTGCTCGGCACACTGCCACCGATGATCACAGCCTGA
- a CDS encoding HlyD family secretion protein translates to MTEPTTTTTNAIAATPEGVAPPSSPNTEPRSLRVRIISSLGFAAIAIVGVLIVLYAWQLPPFSSAVETTENALVRGQVTIIGPQLAGYVYEVPVQDFQFVKAGDLLVRLDDRIYQQRLDQSLAQLAVQKAALANVVQQRNSAEATIKLRQAVVADSEAQLRKSEADLRRNKELVSDGSVSKREMDVALAANAQSVAAVAQAKANLEIARQDLQTVIVNRGSLEAAVASAEAAVQLARIDLSNTRIVAPRDGQLGQIGVRLGAYVNSGAQLMALVPNQKWVIANMKETQMDNVRVGQPVRFTVDALNHRKFTGHVQHISPGTGSEFALLQADNATGNFVKIAQRVPVRITIDPDQQEEERLRPGMSVVVSIDTAAGDTQPH, encoded by the coding sequence ATGACCGAACCGACCACCACAACGACCAACGCCATCGCCGCCACACCCGAGGGTGTCGCGCCGCCGTCTTCACCGAATACCGAGCCACGCTCGCTGCGGGTGCGGATTATCTCGTCGCTGGGTTTTGCCGCGATTGCCATCGTCGGCGTGCTGATCGTGCTCTACGCCTGGCAACTGCCACCGTTCAGCAGCGCCGTCGAAACCACCGAAAACGCCTTGGTGCGCGGGCAGGTGACGATCATCGGCCCGCAGCTTGCCGGGTATGTCTATGAAGTGCCGGTGCAGGATTTCCAGTTCGTGAAAGCCGGTGATTTGCTGGTGCGTTTGGACGACCGCATCTACCAGCAGCGCCTCGACCAGTCGCTGGCGCAACTGGCTGTGCAGAAAGCCGCATTGGCCAACGTAGTGCAGCAACGCAACAGCGCCGAAGCAACGATCAAATTGCGTCAGGCGGTTGTTGCCGACAGCGAAGCGCAGTTACGCAAAAGCGAAGCGGATCTGCGGCGTAACAAGGAGCTGGTGAGCGACGGTTCGGTGTCCAAACGCGAGATGGACGTGGCGCTGGCGGCCAATGCGCAAAGCGTTGCTGCGGTGGCGCAGGCCAAGGCCAATCTGGAAATCGCCCGTCAGGACCTGCAAACAGTGATCGTCAATCGCGGTTCGCTGGAGGCGGCGGTGGCCAGCGCCGAAGCGGCGGTTCAACTGGCGCGGATCGACTTGTCCAACACGCGAATTGTTGCCCCACGTGATGGCCAACTCGGGCAGATCGGCGTGCGCCTCGGCGCCTACGTCAACTCCGGGGCGCAGTTGATGGCGCTGGTGCCAAACCAGAAATGGGTGATCGCCAACATGAAGGAAACCCAGATGGACAACGTGCGGGTCGGGCAGCCGGTGCGATTCACCGTCGATGCGTTGAACCACCGTAAATTCACCGGGCATGTGCAGCATATTTCGCCGGGCACCGGTTCGGAATTTGCCTTGCTGCAGGCGGATAACGCCACCGGCAACTTCGTCAAAATCGCCCAGCGGGTGCCGGTGCGGATCACGATTGATCCGGATCAGCAGGAAGAGGAACGACTGCGGCCGGGGATGTCGGTGGTGGTGAGTATCGATACGGCGGCGGGCGATACCCAACCACATTAA
- a CDS encoding MFS transporter, which yields MDRYAPRDWQPHEKPSLPGSPSTPLHSNPKRLAYALVGLLVALTGGLGNSLVVANLIYLQGALGATTAEMAWLPAAYVMTNVSMNLLLVKFRQQFGLRAFTEVFLVLYALVTFGHLFVNDLNSAIAVRAAHGMVGAALSSLGLYYMVQAFPAKWRLKALVLGLGASQLALPLARLFSEDLLQIAEWRGLYLFELGMALLSLGCVLLLKLPPGDRFKTFEPLDFLTFAILASGVALLCAVLSLGRIDWWLEANWIGYALAGSIALILAGLAIEHNRSNPMLMTRWLGSGTMIRLALAVTLIRMVTSEQSTGAVGFMQNLNMGYEQLHSLYVVMLIGSIAGLATSALTIDPKHLLMPLIISLALMATGSVMDSFSNNLTRPANLYFSQFLLAFGSTFFLGPTMVFGTRNVLTNPRNLVSFSVLFGICNNLGGLLGAALLGTFQIVREKFHSSHLVEHLTLSDPLVAARVQSGGSAYGSLLADPSLRNLAGIRSLSNAATREANVLAYNDVFMLIAVIAVLTMIWLSIRALWLMSTTKAVAATPVQPSVTNSGATSS from the coding sequence ATGGATCGATACGCCCCGCGCGACTGGCAGCCTCACGAGAAGCCCAGTCTGCCCGGTTCCCCCTCGACGCCGCTGCACTCCAACCCCAAGCGCCTGGCTTATGCGCTGGTCGGGTTGCTGGTGGCGTTGACCGGTGGGTTGGGTAATTCGCTAGTGGTCGCCAACCTGATTTATCTGCAAGGCGCGCTCGGCGCCACCACCGCGGAAATGGCCTGGCTGCCGGCGGCGTATGTAATGACCAACGTGTCGATGAACCTGCTGCTGGTGAAGTTTCGCCAACAGTTCGGTTTGCGCGCATTCACCGAGGTGTTTCTGGTGCTGTATGCGCTGGTGACCTTCGGCCATTTGTTCGTCAACGACCTGAACTCGGCAATTGCGGTGCGCGCGGCGCACGGCATGGTCGGCGCCGCATTGAGTTCGCTGGGCTTGTATTACATGGTCCAGGCGTTTCCGGCCAAGTGGCGGCTGAAGGCGTTGGTGCTGGGCCTCGGCGCCTCGCAACTGGCCCTGCCGCTGGCGCGCTTGTTCTCCGAAGACCTGTTGCAGATCGCCGAATGGCGCGGCTTGTACCTGTTCGAATTGGGCATGGCCTTGTTGTCGTTGGGCTGCGTGCTGCTGCTCAAGTTGCCGCCCGGTGACCGCTTCAAAACCTTCGAACCGCTGGACTTTCTCACCTTCGCGATTCTCGCCAGCGGCGTGGCACTGCTTTGCGCGGTGTTGTCGCTGGGACGGATCGATTGGTGGCTGGAAGCAAACTGGATCGGCTATGCGCTGGCGGGCTCGATTGCCCTGATCCTCGCGGGCCTGGCGATCGAGCACAATCGCAGCAACCCGATGCTGATGACCCGCTGGCTCGGCAGTGGCACGATGATCCGCTTGGCGCTGGCGGTGACTCTGATTCGTATGGTCACTTCGGAACAATCCACCGGCGCCGTCGGGTTCATGCAGAACCTGAACATGGGTTATGAGCAGTTGCACAGCCTGTACGTGGTGATGCTGATCGGCAGCATCGCCGGGTTGGCGACCAGCGCGCTGACCATCGACCCCAAACACCTGCTGATGCCGCTGATCATCTCGCTGGCGTTGATGGCGACCGGCTCGGTGATGGACAGTTTTTCCAACAACCTGACCCGCCCGGCGAACCTCTATTTCAGTCAGTTCCTGCTGGCCTTCGGCAGCACGTTTTTTCTGGGGCCGACCATGGTTTTCGGCACCCGCAATGTGCTGACCAATCCGCGTAATCTGGTGAGTTTTTCGGTGTTATTCGGGATCTGCAACAACCTTGGCGGCTTGCTCGGCGCGGCGTTGTTGGGCACGTTCCAGATCGTGCGAGAAAAATTCCACTCCAGTCATCTGGTCGAACACCTGACGCTGTCCGATCCGTTGGTTGCCGCCCGTGTTCAGAGTGGCGGTTCGGCCTATGGCTCCTTGCTGGCCGACCCGAGCTTGCGCAATCTGGCCGGGATTCGCAGCCTGTCGAATGCCGCGACTCGCGAAGCCAACGTGCTGGCCTATAACGATGTATTCATGCTGATCGCCGTGATCGCGGTACTGACCATGATCTGGCTGTCCATTCGCGCGCTGTGGCTGATGAGCACCACCAAAGCCGTCGCCGCTACCCCCGTTCAGCCTTCCGTAACTAACAGCGGTGCCACTTCTTCATGA